The nucleotide sequence TGGTGCAGACCCCGAACATCCAGCGAAAAAGCGAAACACGATCAGCTGCGTCAGACTTTTACTCACGGCGCATGCAATGGTGAAGACAAGGAAGAGAGCCATGCATGAATGGTAGATAACTAGTCGGCCATATTGCTCAGACATCGGGGCAAGTACAAGCGGCCCAAGCGCTAACCCCAGAACATAAATCGAAACCACCAAGATCCCGAGCTCTTGGTTGCTGCTATGAAACTCTTCCATCATTTGCGAAACTCCAGGTGAGAACATGGACGCAGCAAGTGACCTGGATCAATGAGTTTGTTGTGAGTTTACCATTTTTTTCTCATGAAGATAATGGCACGGGGTGTGTACGTGAGTAATGTAATGGCGCTCACCACGAAGACCTGGCTGTATTGCTGAAATGGTTTCCAGTTCATGGGGTTGCGCGAATCCTCAATTCCATTCCAATCTATTATTATCACGTCCGGGTCTTTCATATTCTGATCCGAGCTTGTGCTGGCATATAGCCTGCCCTCATGAGGCACGTTCTCACCATTCTCTAGCGAAGTAGTGTTCCTGGGGTAGACTGAGCCCTTTTCCTTGGGCATGGTTGAGACAAGGTCTGCTTGGCTCTAATCGAAACAGAACAATTTAAAGAAAAGTATTATAGGAATAGGAGAAGTAAGAAATGTCTAGT is from Aspergillus chevalieri M1 DNA, chromosome 8, nearly complete sequence and encodes:
- a CDS encoding uncharacterized protein (COG:G;~EggNog:ENOG410PFE6;~InterPro:IPR020846,IPR011701,IPR036259;~TransMembrane:5 (o65-83i104-127o133-152i159-176o196-218i);~antiSMASH:Cluster_8.3;~go_function: GO:0022857 - transmembrane transporter activity [Evidence IEA];~go_process: GO:0055085 - transmembrane transport [Evidence IEA]), with product MPKEKGSVYPRNTTSLENGENVPHEGRLYASTSSDQNMKDPDVIIIDWNGIEDSRNPMNWKPFQQYSQVFVVSAITLLTSLAASMFSPGVSQMMEEFHSSNQELGILVVSIYVLGLALGPLVLAPMSEQYGRLVIYHSCMALFLVFTIACAVSKSLTQLIVFRFFAGCSGSAPIAMGGGTVSDVFPPQARGAAMSIWAVGPLLGPVIGPVAGGFLVCVPLEP